One Thermococcus eurythermalis DNA segment encodes these proteins:
- a CDS encoding ParA family protein, with protein MAVVISVANQKGGVGKTTLTMNLGYALADMGKRVLLVDIDPQFNLTFGLIGMKVLEYGDRNVGTLMTRESEIEESLVHIQENLDLVPSHLNLSAREIEIINAYNRERRLEKALLPVLPDYDYVLIDNPPSMGIFLVNSLTASDYVLIPLELSYFGVIGMQLMFNLMRMIREETNENLKLLGLVPNKFTKQTKVPKLRLKELKETYPDAPILTTIPKAIALEKAQSEGKSIFEFEPQNRAAKAFQKLAKEVVEIAEG; from the coding sequence ATGGCAGTGGTAATCAGCGTTGCCAATCAGAAGGGGGGAGTCGGGAAGACGACCCTGACGATGAACCTCGGCTACGCCCTAGCAGACATGGGCAAAAGAGTCCTGCTCGTTGACATAGACCCCCAGTTCAACCTTACGTTTGGCCTGATCGGCATGAAGGTTCTTGAGTACGGGGACAGGAACGTCGGTACGCTGATGACGAGGGAGAGCGAAATCGAGGAGAGCCTTGTCCATATCCAGGAGAACCTCGACCTCGTGCCCAGCCACCTCAACCTGTCCGCCAGGGAGATTGAGATTATCAACGCCTACAACCGGGAAAGGAGGCTCGAAAAGGCCCTCCTGCCCGTTCTGCCGGACTACGACTACGTCCTAATAGACAACCCGCCGAGCATGGGGATATTCCTCGTTAACTCCCTCACCGCCTCGGACTACGTGCTCATACCTCTGGAGCTGAGCTACTTCGGCGTCATAGGAATGCAGCTGATGTTCAACCTCATGAGGATGATTCGCGAGGAGACCAACGAGAACCTCAAGCTTCTCGGACTCGTTCCCAACAAGTTCACGAAGCAGACAAAGGTTCCAAAGCTCCGCCTCAAGGAGCTCAAGGAGACCTACCCAGATGCACCGATACTGACTACGATTCCAAAGGCAATAGCCCTGGAAAAGGCGCAGAGCGAGGGCAAGAGCATATTTGAGTTTGAGCCCCAGAACCGCGCCGCGAAAGCCTTTCAAAAGCTCGCGAAAGAGGTGGTTGAGATTGCCGAAGGATAA
- the cgi121 gene encoding KEOPS complex subunit Cgi121 — translation MIPVTDGVFITRVSVQNVEEIVPYLGADVQLVNIPCWKAVAFASLLAIRAFERGTNHAKTLGGELLLRLAGVLQIRDAIREVGAKPGENYLVVFGGEAKARELLDKLGLKELPLDECPDGAVKTFFEKSALVEVL, via the coding sequence ATGATTCCTGTAACAGATGGAGTCTTTATCACGAGGGTCTCAGTCCAAAACGTTGAAGAAATTGTCCCCTATCTCGGAGCGGACGTTCAGCTTGTTAATATTCCATGTTGGAAGGCCGTCGCTTTTGCCTCACTGCTGGCCATAAGGGCCTTTGAGCGGGGTACTAACCACGCGAAGACGCTTGGGGGGGAACTGCTCCTCAGGCTGGCCGGAGTGCTCCAGATTAGGGACGCTATTCGGGAAGTGGGTGCAAAGCCCGGCGAGAACTACCTCGTGGTCTTCGGTGGCGAGGCCAAGGCGAGAGAACTCCTCGACAAACTTGGGCTCAAAGAGCTTCCCCTTGACGAGTGTCCCGATGGGGCCGTGAAAACTTTTTTTGAAAAATCAGCTCTGGTCGAAGTTTTGTAG
- a CDS encoding ribbon-helix-helix domain-containing protein, which translates to MSRMRIISVQLPQGLINAMDQLVKKGVYPNRSEVIREAIRELLKKELYHLDTENRSTPDYIIK; encoded by the coding sequence ATGAGCAGAATGAGAATCATCAGTGTCCAGCTTCCGCAGGGCCTTATAAACGCTATGGACCAGCTTGTTAAGAAGGGTGTGTATCCTAACAGGAGTGAAGTCATCAGGGAGGCCATTCGTGAGCTTCTGAAAAAAGAACTGTACCACCTCGATACTGAAAACCGCTCAACGCCGGACTATATTATCAAATAA
- a CDS encoding inositol-3-phosphate synthase, whose amino-acid sequence MVKVVILGQGYVASIFASGLEKIKAGKMEPYGVPLADELPIKIKDIEIVGSYDVDKAKVGKDLYEVVKAYDPEAPESLKGITIRKGVHLRSLRNLPLEATGLEDEMTLKEAVEHLVSEWKELGAEGFINVCTTEAFVPFGNKEELEKAIAEDNRDRLTATQVYAYAVAQYAKEVGGAAFVNAIPTLIANDPAFVELAKESNMVIFGDDGATGATPLTADILSHLAQRNRYVLDIAQFNIGGNQDFLALTDKERNKSKEFTKSSIVKDLLGYDAPHYIKPTGFLEPLGDKKFIAMHIEYVSFNGAHDELVITGRINDSPALAGLLVDLARLGKIALEKKAFGTVYEVNAFYMKNPGPKEMPNIPRIIAHEKMRTWAGLKPRWL is encoded by the coding sequence ATGGTGAAGGTTGTCATACTCGGACAGGGATACGTTGCCAGCATTTTTGCGAGCGGCCTTGAGAAAATAAAGGCCGGGAAGATGGAGCCGTACGGCGTCCCCCTCGCTGACGAGCTCCCGATTAAGATTAAGGACATCGAAATCGTCGGTTCCTACGACGTTGACAAGGCGAAGGTCGGAAAGGACCTCTACGAGGTCGTTAAGGCCTACGACCCCGAGGCGCCGGAGAGCCTCAAGGGCATCACCATCAGAAAGGGAGTCCACCTCAGAAGCCTCAGGAACCTCCCGCTCGAAGCCACTGGCCTTGAGGACGAGATGACCCTCAAGGAGGCCGTTGAGCACCTCGTTAGCGAGTGGAAGGAGCTCGGCGCCGAGGGCTTCATAAACGTCTGCACCACCGAGGCCTTCGTGCCCTTTGGAAACAAGGAGGAGCTTGAGAAGGCCATCGCAGAGGACAACAGGGACAGGCTTACCGCTACCCAGGTCTACGCCTACGCGGTTGCCCAGTACGCCAAGGAGGTCGGCGGAGCGGCTTTCGTCAACGCCATACCAACCCTCATAGCCAACGACCCTGCCTTCGTTGAGCTCGCTAAGGAGAGCAACATGGTCATCTTCGGTGACGACGGCGCCACCGGTGCGACCCCGCTGACAGCTGACATACTCAGCCACCTCGCCCAGAGGAACCGCTATGTCCTCGACATAGCCCAGTTCAACATCGGTGGAAACCAGGACTTCCTCGCTCTCACCGACAAGGAGAGGAACAAGAGCAAGGAGTTCACCAAGAGCTCCATCGTCAAGGACCTCCTCGGCTACGATGCACCCCACTACATCAAGCCCACCGGCTTCCTTGAGCCGCTCGGCGACAAGAAGTTCATCGCCATGCACATCGAGTACGTCTCATTCAACGGCGCCCACGACGAGCTTGTCATCACCGGCAGGATAAACGACAGCCCGGCACTCGCGGGCCTGCTCGTTGACCTCGCGAGGCTTGGAAAGATAGCCCTCGAAAAGAAGGCCTTCGGAACCGTTTATGAGGTCAATGCCTTCTACATGAAGAACCCCGGCCCCAAGGAGATGCCCAACATCCCGCGCATCATTGCCCACGAGAAGATGCGCACCTGGGCCGGGCTCAAGCCGAGATGGCTCTGA
- the pyrF gene encoding orotidine-5'-phosphate decarboxylase → MSGNNESRLILALDVYERERALKIAEQTAEYLWAIKVNWPLIIGSGLGIVTELKDATGLPIIADLKLADIPNTNRLIASRVFEAGADYIIAHGFVGSDSVRAVMELGKTIIVVEMSHPGAKEFIQPATDKLVELANRLEPFGVIAPATRPERVAYIRSRLNSEVKILTPGVGAQGGKAGEVLKAGADYIIVGRSIYASENPRESARRLYEETMEV, encoded by the coding sequence ATGAGCGGGAATAACGAGAGCAGGCTAATCCTTGCCCTGGACGTCTACGAGCGTGAGAGGGCGCTTAAAATAGCGGAGCAAACGGCCGAGTACCTCTGGGCGATTAAGGTGAACTGGCCGCTCATAATCGGCTCGGGCCTGGGAATCGTCACGGAGCTCAAAGATGCAACAGGTCTTCCGATTATAGCCGACCTCAAGCTCGCTGACATTCCAAACACCAACAGGCTGATAGCGAGCAGGGTCTTTGAGGCCGGTGCGGACTACATAATAGCGCACGGCTTCGTCGGTAGCGACAGCGTTCGGGCTGTTATGGAGCTCGGGAAGACGATAATCGTCGTCGAGATGAGCCACCCCGGAGCGAAGGAGTTTATTCAGCCCGCTACCGACAAGCTGGTGGAACTCGCCAACAGGCTTGAGCCCTTCGGCGTCATAGCACCCGCCACGAGACCCGAGAGGGTTGCCTACATACGCTCAAGGCTTAATAGCGAAGTCAAAATCCTAACCCCTGGAGTTGGCGCCCAGGGTGGAAAGGCGGGCGAGGTTTTAAAGGCCGGTGCCGACTACATCATCGTGGGGCGTTCAATCTACGCGAGCGAGAACCCGAGGGAGAGCGCGAGAAGGCTTTACGAAGAGACCATGGAGGTGTGA
- a CDS encoding adenylyltransferase/cytidyltransferase family protein, protein MGEPGEEKEKIRVLVGGVFDILHVGHIHFLSKAKSLGDELVVIVAHDETVRRQKRREPVNPAEDRAELLKAIRYVDEVYIGSPGGIDFELVKRINPDVIAIGPDQNFNCEKLKEELRKHGINAEVIRIPYLYKSDRAKTSKIIRRIIEEFCE, encoded by the coding sequence ATGGGGGAACCTGGGGAAGAGAAGGAGAAAATCCGTGTTCTTGTTGGGGGAGTTTTTGATATCCTCCACGTCGGCCACATTCATTTTTTGAGCAAGGCAAAGAGCCTTGGGGACGAGCTGGTGGTCATAGTCGCCCATGACGAGACCGTCAGGAGACAGAAGCGCCGTGAGCCCGTAAACCCCGCCGAAGACAGGGCCGAGCTCCTGAAGGCAATTAGATACGTTGACGAGGTCTACATAGGCTCTCCTGGTGGGATAGACTTCGAGCTCGTGAAGCGGATAAACCCCGACGTTATAGCAATTGGCCCGGACCAGAACTTCAACTGCGAGAAGCTCAAGGAGGAGCTCAGGAAGCACGGGATAAACGCTGAGGTAATACGGATTCCTTACCTCTACAAGAGCGACAGGGCGAAGACGAGCAAGATAATAAGAAGAATAATCGAGGAGTTCTGCGAGTGA
- a CDS encoding DUF4443 domain-containing protein: MSWKRGAYPEFTIEDAVAVLYLMKNPVGRKTISELLGLGEGSVRTLLRKLSKMNLIESSQRGHTLSEEGRELVERLSKSFSEVHAVGRVEGYPAYAIVVRNPPEFKSIELRDEAIRFFAKGAMILVVKNGEVVFPEDGRPLRETMSELAERLSVLRFEEGDMVVVTWAENPADAMKSAYHVAVFLKDVPDEIKSLVR; encoded by the coding sequence ATGAGCTGGAAGAGGGGAGCGTATCCTGAGTTCACGATTGAAGACGCGGTCGCGGTTCTGTACCTGATGAAAAATCCTGTTGGAAGAAAGACGATTTCGGAGCTTCTCGGCCTTGGCGAAGGAAGCGTCAGGACGCTTTTGAGAAAGCTTTCGAAGATGAACCTTATTGAGTCCTCTCAGAGGGGCCACACCCTCAGCGAAGAGGGAAGGGAGCTCGTGGAGAGGCTCTCGAAGTCCTTCTCCGAAGTCCACGCCGTTGGCAGAGTCGAAGGCTACCCTGCTTATGCCATCGTCGTGAGGAATCCCCCTGAATTCAAGAGTATTGAGCTCCGCGACGAGGCCATAAGGTTCTTCGCAAAGGGTGCAATGATTCTCGTAGTTAAAAACGGGGAGGTAGTTTTTCCAGAAGACGGCAGGCCCCTAAGAGAGACTATGTCAGAGCTCGCCGAGAGACTCTCGGTTCTGAGGTTCGAAGAAGGAGACATGGTCGTAGTCACGTGGGCTGAAAACCCAGCCGATGCGATGAAGAGCGCCTACCACGTGGCGGTTTTCCTTAAGGACGTCCCCGATGAGATAAAGTCCCTCGTGAGGTGA
- the ftsZ gene encoding cell division protein FtsZ, which translates to MVFKLLEQAGIKIDLDDEPKRPKMEENIMDDDEDLIRIVIVGVGGSGNNTITRLYELGVQGAELIAMNTDAQALKHAKAHKKLLLGKEITQGKGSGGDPETGYRAAEASAHEIAETIGDADLVFITAGMGNGTGTGAAPVVARVIKERARHNGRFREPLVVSVVTFPFKNEGRLREEKAKAGIKALLYYSDTVVIIENDKLLQLVPKLPINAAFRFADEIIARMVKGITETIKLPSMVNIDFADVYSVMKNGGAALIGIGESDSSNRAVDAVKNALQNKLLDVEYGSGEKALVHFTVGPDVSLGEINEAMNIVYEKLGEKSEIKWGARIDEDMGKMVRAMVIMTGVKSPHILGGETALQLAPKESLLPAKPKREFGSSFEDKLYKTIARREESKAGLPPYVSRVFDDFEDLS; encoded by the coding sequence ATGGTGTTTAAGCTGCTTGAACAGGCGGGGATAAAGATAGACCTTGACGACGAGCCGAAGAGGCCTAAGATGGAAGAGAATATCATGGACGATGATGAAGACCTGATAAGGATTGTTATTGTCGGTGTTGGTGGCTCCGGTAACAACACAATAACCCGCCTATACGAACTTGGCGTCCAGGGGGCAGAGCTTATAGCCATGAACACCGATGCCCAGGCGCTGAAGCACGCTAAGGCCCACAAAAAGCTCCTCCTTGGCAAGGAGATAACACAGGGAAAGGGCTCTGGCGGTGACCCCGAGACCGGCTACCGCGCGGCAGAGGCGAGCGCTCATGAAATCGCCGAGACCATCGGCGACGCTGACCTCGTGTTCATAACCGCCGGAATGGGTAACGGAACCGGAACCGGTGCCGCTCCTGTTGTCGCAAGGGTCATAAAGGAGCGCGCAAGGCACAACGGACGCTTCCGCGAGCCGCTTGTTGTCAGCGTCGTAACGTTCCCGTTTAAGAACGAAGGGCGCCTGAGGGAAGAGAAGGCAAAGGCCGGTATAAAGGCCCTCCTCTACTACTCCGATACCGTTGTGATAATCGAGAACGACAAACTCCTCCAGCTCGTTCCAAAGCTCCCGATAAACGCCGCTTTCCGCTTTGCCGACGAGATAATAGCGAGGATGGTCAAGGGAATAACCGAGACCATAAAGCTCCCGTCTATGGTGAACATTGACTTCGCGGACGTTTACAGCGTCATGAAGAACGGTGGAGCCGCCCTTATAGGAATCGGCGAGAGCGATTCGAGCAACAGGGCCGTTGATGCCGTTAAGAACGCCCTCCAGAACAAGCTCCTCGACGTTGAGTATGGAAGCGGTGAAAAGGCCCTCGTCCACTTCACAGTCGGCCCGGACGTCAGCCTTGGAGAGATTAACGAAGCAATGAACATCGTCTACGAGAAGCTCGGAGAGAAGAGCGAAATCAAGTGGGGAGCGAGGATTGACGAGGACATGGGCAAGATGGTCAGGGCCATGGTGATAATGACCGGCGTCAAGAGCCCGCACATCCTCGGTGGTGAAACCGCACTCCAGCTCGCACCGAAGGAGTCGCTCCTTCCAGCGAAGCCAAAGAGGGAATTCGGTTCATCATTTGAGGACAAGCTCTACAAGACGATAGCGAGGAGAGAAGAGTCGAAGGCAGGGCTTCCGCCCTATGTGAGCAGGGTCTTCGACGACTTCGAAGACCTTTCCTGA
- a CDS encoding RNA-binding protein: MELKVKHPLSKKEVKAIIREMAEIFGEEIAEKMLSKKDRVEVAEFDKTTEILLVNGKPFFIRRKGLIFPLVIALYELSNEEDLRKWPRRVVVDEGAVPYIINGADVMAAGIVDADENIKEGDFVFVVEENYGRPLAIGIALMSGKAMKEKPKGKAVKNIHHAKDKIWNVTVG, translated from the coding sequence ATGGAGCTGAAGGTCAAGCACCCCCTCAGCAAGAAGGAGGTAAAGGCCATAATCCGCGAGATGGCCGAGATTTTCGGCGAGGAGATAGCCGAGAAGATGCTGAGCAAGAAGGACCGCGTTGAGGTCGCTGAATTCGACAAGACCACAGAAATCCTCCTTGTCAACGGAAAGCCCTTCTTCATACGGAGGAAGGGCCTGATTTTCCCGCTCGTCATAGCGCTCTACGAGCTGTCCAACGAAGAAGACCTGAGGAAGTGGCCGAGGCGCGTCGTCGTTGATGAAGGGGCAGTTCCGTACATCATCAACGGCGCCGACGTCATGGCCGCGGGCATAGTTGACGCCGATGAGAACATCAAGGAAGGGGATTTCGTCTTCGTTGTTGAGGAGAACTATGGGAGACCCCTCGCCATCGGGATAGCCCTGATGAGCGGCAAGGCGATGAAGGAGAAGCCTAAGGGCAAGGCAGTTAAGAACATCCACCACGCCAAGGACAAGATTTGGAACGTCACGGTGGGCTAA